The following coding sequences lie in one Anas platyrhynchos isolate ZD024472 breed Pekin duck chromosome 15, IASCAAS_PekinDuck_T2T, whole genome shotgun sequence genomic window:
- the LDAF1 gene encoding lipid droplet assembly factor 1: protein MSKEMQELQKQWHSVVESIHSNSNVVAFMNSRVGLYLDDHPFIALSLLMFIAVSAIPVAFFLIFIVTTAVMACIGVIVMEGVVISIGGIALLCVLCGLGALSLGVSGVLSVCYIILSTLVNYWYASRGEIRKQEANGSFSQKNPSVMDLSANKGKNE, encoded by the exons ATGTCTAAAGAAATGCAAGAGCTGCAGAAGCAATGGCACTCTGTGGTGGAGTCCATCCACAGCAACTCAAAT GTTGTTGCATTTATGAACTCTCGTGTTGGCCTATATTTAGATGACCATCCTTTTATTGCCTTATCACTCCTGATGTTTATTGCAGTGTCTGCTATTCCTGTTgcatttttcctgatttttattgTTACGACAGCCGTAATGGCTTGTATCGGTGTGATAGTCATGGAAG gtGTTGTAATATCGATAGGTGGCATAGCCCTCCTTTGTGTGCTGTGTGGCCTGGGTGCCCTTTCACTTGGAGTTTCTGGAGTACTGAGTGTTTGTTACATCATTCTTTCAACTCTGGTCAACTACTGGTATGCTTCAAG AGGTGAGATAAGAAAGCAAGAAGCTAATGGAAGTTTTTCGCAGAAGAATCCTTCTGTCATGGACCTTTCTGCCAACAAAGGAAAGAACGAATAA
- the LOC101803968 gene encoding melanin-concentrating hormone receptor 1 has protein sequence MDYKTNHTESLNSCIPNSSKAVQNFSMSGDLSRMSYGSFIMPTLFGIICLLGVIGNSLVIYTVFKKSSPTSSVPDIFIINLSMVDLLFLLGMPFLIHQLLGNGAWHFGEMMCTVITALDANSQFTSTYILTAISIDRYLATVHPFTCTHFRKPPVAIIVICVLWALSFLSITPVWMYAQLIPLPGGLIGCGICLPDPQRDIYWYTLYQFFLAFAIPFALITAAYRKILLKMSRSSEALMSQRSTRAARTKKLTCTAIAICAAFFICWAPFHFLQLAQLAITYPTLPFHCAYNVAISLGYANSCLNPFIYILLGQNFPMRLGVPVTPAAAGHATPKGIKNFNGDASESGQPLLHLVSVSGR, from the exons ATGGATTATAAAACAAATCACACAGAGAGCTTGAACAGCTGTATCCCCAACAGCTCCAAGGCTGTTCAAAACTTTTCTATGTCTG GTGACCTCTCCAGGATGAGCTATGGCAGCTTTATCATGCCCACCCTGTTTGGCATTATCTGCTTGTTGGGCGTTATTGGTAACAGCTTGGTTATCTACACAGTCTTTAAGAAATCCAGCCCTACCAGTAGTGTCCCAGATATCTTCATCATCAATCTCTCCATGGTAGACCTACTCTTCCTCCTGGGCATGCCCTTCCTCATCCACCAGCTGCTGGGAAATGGAGCCTGGCACTTTGGGGAGATGATGTGCACAGTCATCACTGCCCTGGATGCTAACAGCCAGTTCACCAGCACCTACATTCTCACTGCTATATCCATCGACCGCTACCTGGCCACTGTCCACCCATTCACCTGTACTCACTTCAGGAAGCCCCCTGTGGCAATCATAGTCATCTGTGTACTCTGGGCCCTTTCCTTCCTCAGTATTACACCTGTGTGGATGTATGCTCAGCTCATCCCTCTACCAGGAGGGCTGATAGGCTGTGGGATATGCTTGccagacccccagagggacatTTACTGGTACACTCTCTATCAGTTTTTCCTGGCCTTTGCCATCCCTTTTGCCCTTATCACAGCAGCTTACAGGAAGATCTTGCTGAAGATGTCCAGGTCCTCAGAAGCACTGATGAGCCAAAGAAGCACAAGAGCTGCTCGAACCAAGAAATTGACCTGTACAGCAATTGCCATTTGTGCAGCTTTCTTCATTTGTTGGGCACCTTTCCACTTCCTACAACTGGCCCAGCTTGCCATTACTTACCCTACCCTGCCTTTCCACTGTGCCTACAATGTGGCCATCAGCCTGGGTTATGCCAACAGTTGTCTGAATCCCTTTATCTACATCCTGCTGGGACAGAATTTTCCAATGCGGCTTGGGGTCCCTGTaacaccagcagctgcaggacatGCCACTCCAAAGGGGATCAAAAACTTTAATGGGGATGCAAGTGAATCAGGGCAGCCACTACTGCATTTGGTGTCTGTCTCTGGCAGGTAA
- the ZP2 gene encoding zona pellucida sperm-binding protein 2, whose protein sequence is MWLCMEEQSFSTPRMWLLFLLFGFLLPLVPCDGGLGDQDLLESVTCHTDRMEVEFSRELGNYSWQACAVDVSGEEMVSCDHAVDYEKLLVSVPLVNCTSLEYGQHQLRLRLMVNDTMGEEKNITYSTHCNVARADEIIAPFFAGATNCTKDFMAVTFPRLIPSFNDEHTVPANPMTWTLSIDDGTRVHQLSLGQAMQQGYNFLADGHNLIFQVAFTATGVVSYKHDGKVLYTVALKLTYGPPERRLTVESRMLCAPGPAVCNGTHMTVVIPAFPGTLKAVGIEDKTIPMDQLQENGIALDTKRGVKLHVSREVLKFRLHGESCPGVQSYMSALKLAFQFHGEIVAMVMHPECPCDQHIPLAAVCTQDGYMDFQVLADSTVPPLDLDTLKLRDPACKPAFKSSLNDRVWFHVPLSGCGTRYWLDGEKIIYENEVRALWTDLPLRRISRDSEFRLTVMCSFSNGDASLSVRVDNFPPLSSSMNQGPLSLVLLSYPEDSYRKPYRDDQYPIVRYLRQPIFLEVQVLNRNDPNLHLVLDDCWATASQDPSSLPQWNIVVDGCGYDLDSYKTVFHPVGHGVSYPNYRQRLEVKTFAFVSGDKSLPGLVYFHCSVLICNRFQPDSPLCVTKCPRQSRSKRESGMTGVNSAVVSLRGPVLLVPEGWSATEGNTLSKEAWAGVTMTAVATLSVVATVLLFLAFLKCLKRRALMLNVTC, encoded by the exons ATGTGGTTGTGTATGGAGGAGCAGTCCTTCAGCACCCCAAGGATGTG GTTGCTGTTCCTCCTGTTTGGATTTTTGCTGCCCTTGGTCCCTTGTGATGGTGGCCTCGGGGATCAGGATCTCTTAG AGAGTGTGACCTGTCATACAGACAGGATGGAGGTTGAGTTTTCCAGAGAGCTTGGCAACTATTCCTGGCAAGCATGTGCAGTGG ATGTGAGTGGTGAGGAAATGGTGTCCTGTGACCATGCTGTGGATTATGAGAAGCTGTTGGTCAGTGTCCCGCTTGTGAACTGCACTAGCCTGGAG TATGGTCAGCACCAGCTGAGACTGAGGCTGATGGTGAATGACACAATGGGAGAGGAGAAGAACATAACCTACAGTACTCACTGCAATGTTGCCCGTGCAGATGAAATCATTGCTCCTTTCTTTGCTGGTGCAACAAACTGTACAAAAGACTTCATGGCA GTTACCTTCCCAAGACTCATTCCAAGCTTCAATGATGAGCATACA GTTCCAGCAAATCCAATGACCTGGACTCTGTCAATTGATGATGGAACCAGGGTACACCAGCTGAGCCTTGGGCAAGCCATGCAGCAAGGCTACAACTTTCTAGCTGATGGACACaacctgatttttcaggtgGCTTTTACTGCTACTGGAGTTGTCTCATACAAG CATGATGGCAAGGTGCTCTACACTGTGGCACTCAAGCTCACATATGGCCCTCCTGAACGTAGGTTGACTGTGGAGTCAAGAATGCTTTGTGCACCAG GTCCAGCAGTCTGTAATGGAACACACATGACTGTTGTCATCCCAGCCTTCCCAGGCACCCTTAAGGCTGTGGGTATAGAGGATAAGACCATTCCAATGGACCAGCTCCAGGAAAATGGGATTGCTCTGGATACCAAGAGGGGGGTCAAGCTGCATGTGAGCAGGGAAGTCCTGAAGTTCAGG CTACATGGGGAGAGCTGCCCAGGAGTTCAGTCCTATATGTCTGCCTTGAAACTGGCTTTTCAGTTCCATGGGGAGATAGTGGCAATGGTGATGCATCCAGAGTGCCCCTGTGACCAGCACATACCATTAG CTGCTGTATGCACCCAGGATGGGTACATGGATTTTCAAGTCCTTGCTGACAGTACTGTACCACCACTGGACTTGGATACACTTAAGCTCAGAGACCCAGCATGCAAGCCAGCCTTTAAGTCCTCTTTGAATGACAGGGTTTGGTTTCATGTCCCACTGAGTGGATGTGGGACCAGGTATTGG CTTGATGGAGAGAAGATCATTTATGAGAATGAGGTGAGGGCACTATGGACAGACCTCCCACTGCGCAGGATCTCAAGGGACAGTGAATTCAG ATTAACAGTCATGTGCTCCTTCAGCAATGGTGATGCATCCCTCTCTGTAAGGGTAGACAACTTTCCTCCACTGTCATCTTCAATGAACCAAGGTCCCCTCTCCTTAGTTCTTCTAAGTTACCCAG AGGACTCCTACAGGAAACCTTACCGTGATGATCAGTACCCAATAGTAAGGTACCTACGGCAGCCCATCTTCCTGGAAGTGCAGGTCCTGAACCGCAATGACCCCAACCTTCATCTTGTATTGGATGACTGTTGGGCAACAGCATCACAAGATCCAAGCTCACTTCCCCAGTGGAATATTGTTGTTGATGG GTGTGGATATGACTTGGACAGCTACAAGACTGTGTTTCATCCTGTGGGGCATGGTGTCAGCTACCCGAACTATCGTCAAAGGCTGGAAGTGAAGACTTTTGCCTTTGTATCTGGTGACAAATCCCTCCCTGGCCTA GTGTACTTCCATTGCAGTGTTCTAATCTGTAACCGTTTCCAACCAGACTCCCCTCTGTGTGTAACAAAGTGTCCTAGACAATCTAGAAGCAAAAGAG AGAGTGGGATGACAGGTGTGAACTCTGCTGTGGTGAGCTTGCGGGGTCCTGTTCTCCTTGTGCCTGAAGGATGGTCTGCAACTGAAG GGAACACTCTCAGCAAGGAAGCATGGGCTGGTGTTACAATGACTGCTGTTGCCACTCTCTCTGTGGTGGCCACAGTGCTGCTATTTTTGGCTTTTCTTAAATGCCTGAAGAGAAGAGCATTGATGCTAAATGTAACATGTTAG
- the ANKS4B gene encoding ankyrin repeat and SAM domain-containing protein 4B has product MSSRYHKAAADGNLDLLKEATRKDLNTSDEDGMTPTLLAAYHGYLEALEVICRRGGDPDKCDIWGSTPLHHAACNGHIHCVSFLINFGANIFALDNDLRTPLEVAASRDRHECVRILDKAATEQNLLNPKKVAKQKAQAQRNVEKQIKECEKRQEKHQHEMNRNYMKENAGTVTSSKGTHSRVKIPSLFTSNTTTPFSKNLKDTFKLRTKKTAGSTRSQETQSNGQADEKDRRSVMHLFDEKEEDELLNDNDSRLSIFQRPGLGKIVFGRNLAADVNPGIMSPEKEVISFKMSSELFQNESAENDREDDVENGADIPWQEEEGIWDDEEAENTPLEVFLASQMLDEFLPVFMREKIDLDTLMLCSDEDLQSIQIELGPRKKVLNAVNKRKQALKNPGKTVDTCL; this is encoded by the exons ATGTCGAGCAGGTatcacaaagcagcagctgatggCAATCTGGACCTCTTGAAAGAAGCCACTAGAAAAGATCTTAACACTTCAGATGAAGACGGGATGACGCCCACGCTTCTGGCAGCATACCACGGGTATCTAGAAGCTCTAGAGGTCATATGCCGGAGAGG AGGTGATCCAGACAAATGTGACATCTGGGGGAGCACTCCTCTCCACCATGCTGCTTGCAATGGTCACATCCACTGCGTTTCCTTTCTGATCAACTTCGGTGCCAATATATTTGCTCTGGACAATGACCTCCGCACTCCTCTTGAGGTGGCTGCCAGCAGAGATCGCCATGAATGTGTCAGAATCCTGGACAAAGCTGCCACGGAGCAGAACCTGCTGAACCCAAAGAAGGTAGCCAAACAAAAAGCCCAGGCCCAGAGAAATGTGGAGAAACAAATTAAGGAATGTGAGAAGCGACAAGAGAAACACCAACATGAAATGAACAGGAattatatgaaagaaaatgctgGCACAGTAACCTCTTCCAAAGGGACACACTCGAGGGTAAAGATACCCAGTCTCTTCACTTCAAATACAACAACTCCTTTCTCCAAAAATTTGAAAGACACCTTCAAACTGAGGACAAAAAAGACAGCTGGTAGCACAAGAAGCCAGGAAACACAAAGCAATGGCCAAGCAGATGAGAAGGATAGGAGAAGTGTGATGCATTTATTTGATGAGAAAGAAGAGGATGAATTACTAAATGACAATGACAGTCGGCTCTCTATTTTCCAGAGGCCAGGTCTTGGCAAGATCGTATTTGGAAGGAATTTGGCTGCAGATGTAAATCCTGGAATCATGTCTCCTGAGAAAGAAGTCATAAGCTTTAAAATGTCCAGTGAACTCTTTCAGAATGAAAGTGCTGAGAATGACAGGGAAGATGATGTTGAAAATGGTGCTGATATCccttggcaggaggaggaaggcattTGGGATGATGAGGAAGCAGAAAACACACCCCTTGAGGTATTTCTGGCATCCCAGATGCTGGATGAGTTTCTTCCAGTCTTCATGAGGGAAAAAATTGATTTAGACACCCTGATGCTATGTTCTGATGAAGATCTACAAAGCATTCAGATTGAGCTGGGGCCAAGAAAGAAGGTTTTGAATGCtgtgaataaaagaaaacaggctCTCAAGAACCCTGGAAAGACTGTAGATACTTGCTTATAA